The Candidatus Rokuibacteriota bacterium nucleotide sequence TCGGATGGCCGCACGACTTGAGGCCGCCCGAGGTGTTCACCGGCAGATCGCCCCCGAGCTTCGTCACCCCGCCGGTCGCGAACTTCCACCCCTCACCCGTCCTGGCGAAGCCCAGGTCCTCGTAGTTCACGATCTCGGTGATCGTGAAGCAATCGTGGCACTCCGCCACGTCGATCTCCTCCGCCGGGTTTGTCACGCCGGCCATCCTGTAGGCGGCCTGGGCGGCCTCGCGGGTCGAGCGGAAGGAGGTGAAGGACCAGGACTGGTCGAACTGGGTGTTCCAGTAGCCCGCCGTGACCGCGTAGGCGATCCCCCGGATGACGACGTAGCGGTCGGTGAACTTGGAGGCAAGCTCGGTCCGGGTCAGGATGCAGGCGGCGGCGCCGTCGGTGGTGGGGCAGCAGTCGAAGAGCCCCAGGGGCTCGGCCACCTTCGGGGCCCGCTGGTACTGCTCGAGGGTGATCTCCTTCTGGAAATGGGCCCTGGGGTT carries:
- a CDS encoding thiolase family protein, producing MFALLATRYMKEDGPTEEALAAVELKNHDHGSLNPRAHFQKEITLEQYQRAPKVAEPLGLFDCCPTTDGAAACILTRTELASKFTDRYVVIRGIAYAVTAGYWNTQFDQSWSFTSFRSTREAAQAAYRMAGVTNPAEEIDVAECHDCFTITEIVNYEDLGFARTGEGWKFATGGVTKLGGDLPVNTSGGLKSCGHPIGASGVRMINNIADQLLGRAGKMQVKGAKVGLAHNLGGPGAVSAVAVLSQP